The Pontibacter pudoricolor genome contains a region encoding:
- a CDS encoding methyltransferase RsmF C-terminal domain-like protein, with the protein MQEASSMFLEHVLKQTINLDHPLHVLDLCGAPGGKSTHLASLISKDSLLVSNEVIKSRATILAENIAKWGSGNVLVTNNDPRDFSRLPEFFDVMVIDAPCSGEGMFRKDPHAVEEWSEENVNLCARRQQRILADTWEALKPGGILIYSTCTWNEAENEENMAWLGEQENAQSIKLNFDDSLGIVRSELQGVEGYRFYPHAVQGEGFFLAVMRKAGQTEDENYSSGKKKKYKLQEAGKKEKALVQDWLLHAEDLAWIQHNETIFTLPENLFEAADEVYQKLYVIYGGTQVAEIAGKKVKPLQPLALSQHINKEAFKFIELNLEQAIRYLRKEDINLGTHGTDWVLLQYNGLPLGWAKLIGNRTNNYYPKEWRIRMDLPTALPSKSVLE; encoded by the coding sequence GTGCAGGAAGCCAGTTCCATGTTCCTGGAGCACGTACTGAAGCAAACTATAAATCTGGACCACCCTCTTCATGTGCTGGACCTTTGCGGCGCACCCGGCGGAAAATCCACACACCTGGCCAGCCTGATCTCAAAAGATAGTTTACTGGTCTCGAATGAAGTCATTAAAAGCCGGGCTACTATACTGGCCGAGAATATTGCCAAGTGGGGTTCGGGCAACGTACTGGTAACCAACAACGACCCGCGCGATTTCAGCAGACTGCCGGAGTTTTTTGATGTGATGGTGATTGATGCTCCCTGCAGCGGCGAAGGCATGTTCCGGAAAGATCCACATGCAGTAGAAGAATGGTCGGAGGAGAATGTTAACCTTTGCGCCCGTCGCCAGCAACGCATTTTAGCCGATACCTGGGAAGCCCTGAAACCGGGCGGCATCCTGATCTACAGCACCTGCACCTGGAACGAAGCCGAAAACGAAGAAAACATGGCCTGGCTGGGCGAACAGGAAAATGCGCAAAGCATTAAACTGAATTTCGATGATTCACTGGGTATTGTTCGCTCCGAATTACAAGGCGTAGAAGGTTACCGCTTTTACCCGCATGCCGTGCAGGGCGAAGGATTTTTTTTAGCAGTGATGCGCAAAGCAGGCCAAACAGAGGACGAAAACTATAGCTCCGGTAAAAAGAAGAAATACAAACTACAGGAAGCCGGCAAGAAAGAAAAAGCATTGGTACAGGACTGGCTACTGCATGCAGAAGACCTTGCCTGGATACAGCACAACGAAACCATCTTTACCTTACCCGAAAACCTGTTTGAAGCCGCCGACGAAGTGTATCAGAAACTATACGTGATCTATGGCGGTACGCAGGTTGCTGAAATAGCAGGTAAAAAAGTAAAACCACTTCAGCCACTGGCTCTTTCACAACATATTAACAAAGAGGCGTTTAAGTTCATTGAACTGAACCTTGAACAGGCAATCCGCTATTTACGCAAAGAAGATATCAATTTAGGCACCCATGGCACTGATTGGGTACTGCTACAATACAATGGTCTGCCGTTAGGCTGGGCAAAACTGATCGGAAACCGCACAAACAACTACTACCCAAAAGAATGGCGAATCCGGATGGATCTGCCAACTGCACTACCCTCAAAATCTGTACTGGAGTAA
- a CDS encoding (deoxy)nucleoside triphosphate pyrophosphohydrolase, translating to MIRVVCAIIEHESTVLITQRSSNMAQPLLWEFPGGKVEVGESETDALVREILEELNLLIVPHTRLTPVKHHYSLRAIELIPYTCSLQNRNILLAEHQAYSWATLNELPSYSWCPADIPIVKEYLHLKKRQL from the coding sequence ATGATCAGAGTAGTTTGCGCTATAATTGAACACGAAAGCACTGTACTGATAACCCAGCGCAGCAGCAACATGGCGCAACCTCTGCTCTGGGAGTTTCCGGGTGGTAAGGTGGAAGTTGGCGAGTCAGAAACAGATGCCCTTGTACGGGAAATACTGGAAGAACTTAACCTGCTTATAGTTCCTCATACACGCCTGACCCCAGTAAAACACCACTATAGTTTAAGAGCAATTGAACTGATTCCGTATACCTGTAGTTTGCAAAACAGGAATATTTTGCTGGCAGAACACCAAGCCTATAGTTGGGCAACTCTAAATGAACTACCAAGCTATAGTTGGTGCCCTGCCGATATCCCAATTGTTAAAGAATATTTGCACTTGAAAAAAAGGCAACTATAG
- a CDS encoding VOC family protein, whose translation MKKVTGIGGIFFKCEDPNKMRAWYQTHLGLNTNDYGAVFEWRQGADETKKGFTQWSPFPETTKYFEPSAREFMINYRVENIEALVEQLQQEGVTILDKIETYDYGKFVHIVDVEGNKIELWEPNDIAYEKLGEQMGAKNTK comes from the coding sequence ATGAAAAAAGTAACAGGTATTGGTGGCATTTTCTTTAAATGCGAAGACCCTAACAAAATGAGAGCGTGGTACCAGACACATCTCGGTCTGAATACCAACGACTACGGTGCTGTTTTTGAATGGCGACAGGGTGCTGACGAAACAAAGAAAGGATTTACGCAATGGAGTCCGTTTCCGGAAACAACGAAATATTTTGAGCCTTCTGCCAGGGAGTTCATGATAAACTACCGTGTAGAGAACATTGAAGCACTAGTAGAACAACTACAACAGGAAGGTGTAACGATACTAGACAAGATCGAGACATACGACTATGGAAAGTTCGTTCATATAGTGGATGTTGAAGGTAACAAAATAGAACTATGGGAACCTAACGACATCGCATACGAAAAATTAGGCGAGCAGATGGGTGCTAAAAATACTAAATAG
- a CDS encoding YfiT family bacillithiol transferase produces the protein MAIDNLKYPIGHYERPESLSDELLESFIEVIATFPAQLRNETESLSDQQLDTPYRENGWTIRQVVNHCADSHMNCLTRFKLALTEDRPTIKPYNEAQWAELADSKTIEIEPALKMLEGIHLRWVTLLKSLTDEEFNKSFLHPEHEKEMKLSEVIGLYAWHCKHHLAHITSLKSRKKW, from the coding sequence ATGGCAATAGACAATCTTAAATATCCGATTGGTCACTATGAACGTCCGGAATCGCTCAGTGATGAGCTCCTGGAAAGCTTCATCGAGGTTATCGCGACGTTTCCTGCTCAGCTGAGAAATGAGACCGAAAGTTTATCAGATCAGCAACTAGACACACCGTACCGAGAAAATGGATGGACAATCAGGCAGGTTGTAAATCACTGCGCCGACAGCCATATGAATTGTTTGACACGTTTCAAACTGGCGCTTACAGAGGACAGGCCAACAATAAAACCTTATAACGAAGCCCAGTGGGCAGAACTTGCCGACAGTAAAACAATTGAAATTGAGCCGGCTTTAAAGATGTTGGAAGGAATCCATCTGAGATGGGTTACATTACTAAAAAGCCTGACAGATGAAGAATTTAATAAAAGCTTTCTTCATCCGGAACATGAAAAAGAAATGAAACTTTCTGAGGTTATAGGGTTATATGCGTGGCATTGCAAGCATCATTTAGCGCACATTACCAGCTTAAAAAGCCGAAAGAAATGGTAA
- a CDS encoding HEAT repeat domain-containing protein, translating to MTQQEELSQLKQEILSQDWGRAREAAYRLGEIGGDEVLTFLIQLLNSKDPILRNCAALALKDIQDNKAVEPLLEAIFKKENHNYNGTLVFALEGLDCSQKLKEIFKILFYESYEAKISAYSILSKQEFEFTAEDLHEVKKMWEDIKQHPEKCPNYEYEEVPEMIQDAVEGYMGYLQNE from the coding sequence GTGACACAGCAAGAAGAACTCAGTCAATTAAAACAGGAAATCCTTTCTCAGGACTGGGGAAGGGCGAGAGAAGCTGCTTATCGACTTGGAGAAATTGGTGGAGACGAAGTACTAACATTTCTTATACAACTTCTTAACTCAAAAGACCCAATACTAAGGAATTGTGCAGCTCTAGCCTTAAAAGATATACAAGACAATAAAGCCGTTGAGCCGTTGCTGGAAGCTATATTCAAGAAGGAAAACCATAACTACAATGGGACTTTGGTTTTTGCATTGGAAGGTTTAGACTGTAGCCAAAAATTGAAAGAGATTTTCAAAATACTTTTTTACGAAAGCTACGAAGCTAAAATTAGTGCCTATTCCATTTTATCTAAGCAGGAATTTGAATTCACAGCAGAAGACCTGCATGAAGTGAAAAAGATGTGGGAAGATATAAAGCAACACCCTGAAAAATGCCCAAACTATGAATATGAAGAAGTGCCAGAAATGATTCAGGATGCTGTAGAAGGATACATGGGTTATTTGCAGAATGAATAA
- a CDS encoding NAD(P)H-dependent glycerol-3-phosphate dehydrogenase, translating into MEKIAVIGGGSWATAIVKILSENKSQVHWWMRNKNDVQHLVNYKHNPRYLSGVQFDLNYVKPNADIQAVVAAADWVVLAVPAAFVQEAISDLPEDALKGKVIVSAIKGMIPEQNILITDYVEQRFNVPNTHQLVIAGPCHAEEVALEKQSYLTIGSHDISTAERFCELLRNRYVKANPLDDLDGIEYCAVMKNIIALACGIARGLNYGDNFQAVLVSNAMFEIERFLDEIMPMHRALSGSAYLGDLLVTSYSQFSRNRTFGNMIGHGYSVKSAQVEMNMVAEGYYAVKSIYELNKTLKVDMPITNAVYLILYEKISPGVEFEILKEKLK; encoded by the coding sequence TTGGAAAAAATAGCCGTTATAGGAGGGGGAAGTTGGGCAACAGCGATTGTAAAGATCCTCTCCGAAAACAAATCGCAGGTACATTGGTGGATGCGCAACAAAAACGATGTGCAGCACCTGGTAAACTATAAGCACAACCCACGCTATCTGAGTGGGGTACAGTTCGACCTGAACTATGTAAAACCCAACGCTGATATACAGGCTGTTGTAGCCGCTGCCGATTGGGTAGTGCTTGCTGTGCCTGCCGCTTTTGTGCAGGAAGCCATTTCCGACCTGCCCGAAGATGCGCTGAAGGGCAAGGTTATAGTTTCGGCTATTAAAGGCATGATTCCGGAACAGAACATCCTGATAACTGACTATGTGGAGCAACGTTTTAATGTACCCAACACCCACCAGCTGGTAATTGCCGGACCTTGCCACGCCGAAGAAGTTGCCCTCGAAAAACAGTCTTACCTGACGATTGGTTCGCATGACATAAGTACAGCCGAACGTTTCTGTGAGCTGCTACGCAACCGCTATGTTAAGGCCAATCCGCTCGACGACCTGGATGGTATTGAATATTGCGCGGTAATGAAAAACATTATAGCTCTGGCCTGTGGTATTGCCCGTGGTTTAAACTATGGCGATAACTTCCAGGCGGTACTTGTATCTAATGCCATGTTCGAAATTGAGCGGTTCCTGGATGAAATTATGCCAATGCACCGTGCTTTAAGTGGATCTGCCTATCTGGGTGATTTGCTGGTAACTTCTTATTCCCAGTTTAGCCGTAACCGTACATTTGGTAATATGATCGGTCATGGCTATTCGGTAAAATCTGCGCAGGTAGAAATGAACATGGTAGCTGAAGGTTACTATGCCGTGAAAAGCATTTACGAACTGAACAAGACCTTAAAAGTTGACATGCCCATTACCAACGCGGTCTACCTTATTCTGTATGAAAAGATTTCGCCGGGAGTGGAGTTTGAAATTCTAAAGGAGAAGTTGAAGTAG
- a CDS encoding efflux RND transporter periplasmic adaptor subunit gives MAAKKSKKLIPILITVLVVAIVLIVVAKKAGWIGKEDGTEVLLSEAKKAEIVEKVSASGKVQPETEVKISPDVSGEIIELNVEEGDSVVKGQLLLRIRPDNYQSFVDAQEATVNSSRAQLSQSKARLAQAQANQVQVKQAYERNKKLFEQKVISEAEFEQSRASYNAGLQEIESLKQSIRAAEFGVQNAQASLKDARENLNKTTIYAPVSGTVSKLNVERGERVVGTSQMAGTEIMRIANLNNMEVRVNVNENDIIRVAMGDSVIVEVDSYTTRDEKFKGIVTAIANTAKDATTLEAVTEFEVRIRLINESYNHLSKNNRFPFRPGMTASVDIITERKSNVLSVPLSAVTTRADEKKKENADAGNPAKETEEEQEKRAQVKVDEIVFVYDAATNTVKAQKVKTGISDFDNIEIISGVKAGQKVVSGPFRAVSKTLKDGSKVVVKDAKSISKTKAEDEEKEENED, from the coding sequence ATGGCAGCTAAAAAATCTAAAAAACTCATCCCAATTTTAATTACTGTATTAGTTGTAGCTATAGTTCTTATAGTTGTAGCCAAAAAAGCCGGCTGGATAGGGAAAGAAGATGGAACAGAAGTACTGCTGTCTGAGGCTAAAAAGGCAGAGATCGTAGAGAAAGTGAGCGCTTCCGGGAAAGTACAGCCGGAAACAGAAGTTAAGATAAGCCCGGACGTATCCGGAGAGATCATAGAACTGAACGTGGAAGAAGGTGACTCGGTGGTGAAAGGCCAGTTGTTGCTTCGTATACGCCCTGATAACTATCAGTCGTTTGTAGATGCCCAGGAGGCAACAGTAAATTCTTCCAGAGCGCAATTGTCGCAGTCGAAAGCCCGACTGGCACAGGCGCAGGCCAACCAGGTACAGGTAAAACAGGCGTACGAGCGTAACAAAAAGCTGTTTGAACAAAAGGTTATTTCCGAAGCTGAGTTTGAGCAGAGCCGTGCCAGCTACAATGCCGGCCTCCAGGAAATTGAATCGCTGAAGCAAAGCATTCGTGCTGCTGAGTTTGGTGTACAGAATGCACAGGCATCGTTGAAAGACGCCCGTGAGAACCTGAACAAAACCACCATTTATGCGCCTGTAAGCGGAACAGTTTCTAAACTGAACGTAGAGCGTGGCGAACGCGTGGTGGGTACTTCGCAGATGGCCGGTACCGAAATTATGCGCATCGCTAACCTGAACAATATGGAAGTACGCGTAAATGTGAATGAGAACGACATTATTCGGGTAGCCATGGGCGACTCTGTTATAGTTGAGGTTGACTCTTACACCACCCGCGACGAGAAATTTAAGGGTATAGTTACGGCCATCGCCAACACGGCAAAAGATGCCACCACCCTGGAAGCTGTTACAGAATTTGAAGTTCGCATCCGGTTAATAAACGAGTCGTACAATCATCTTTCAAAAAATAACCGCTTCCCGTTCCGCCCGGGCATGACGGCATCAGTTGATATTATTACAGAGCGTAAGAGCAATGTGTTATCAGTTCCTTTGTCGGCGGTAACTACACGCGCCGATGAGAAGAAAAAAGAAAATGCAGATGCTGGCAACCCGGCTAAAGAAACGGAAGAAGAGCAGGAAAAACGTGCCCAGGTGAAAGTGGATGAGATCGTGTTTGTTTACGATGCTGCAACCAACACCGTAAAAGCGCAGAAAGTGAAGACCGGTATCAGCGATTTCGATAATATTGAGATCATCAGCGGTGTTAAAGCTGGCCAGAAAGTAGTATCTGGTCCGTTCAGAGCTGTATCTAAGACATTGAAAGATGGCAGCAAAGTAGTAGTAAAAGATGCGAAATCTATCAGCAAAACAAAGGCTGAGGATGAGGAGAAAGAAGAAAACGAAGACTAG